One window of the Sulfitobacter alexandrii genome contains the following:
- a CDS encoding SEL1-like repeat protein, with the protein MVRRVSALPALAALLMLAAVSVSGQTSDAPATTDIEARAEQGQAEAQFALGQRHHTGDGVMQDYAEAAHWFELAAAQGHPDAANLLARYRFEGLGVEQDRAEALRLFEAAAETGDPDHVFDLARALEASGADMERVATLYQQAADAGNADAAVSLGVLYQEGIGVEQNFARARELYEQPADQGNARALNNLGLLYVRGDGVPQDYARAAEYFSAAVDLGLSTAMTNLGVLYENGFGVELDEERARALYRAGGRKEDVGSGDNAGLIYDSRLKPLDSTDEALQALKQSAEAGDPVALFQLGWVLLQQPDAPFQAQFQAAALFRVSAEAGYGPAMANLGSLYFQGRGVPQDFVLGHMWILRAGHAGTPDTPALAEGYLDKMTPGQITEAQSLAKSGP; encoded by the coding sequence ATGGTCCGGCGCGTATCTGCCCTTCCGGCCCTTGCGGCGCTCTTGATGCTGGCGGCAGTTTCGGTCAGCGGCCAGACATCGGACGCGCCTGCGACGACGGATATCGAGGCACGGGCCGAGCAGGGGCAGGCCGAAGCGCAATTCGCCCTTGGACAGCGGCATCACACGGGGGACGGGGTGATGCAGGACTATGCCGAAGCCGCGCACTGGTTCGAGCTTGCGGCAGCGCAGGGACATCCCGATGCGGCCAATCTTCTGGCACGCTACCGGTTCGAGGGGCTTGGAGTGGAGCAGGACCGGGCCGAGGCGTTGCGCCTTTTCGAGGCCGCGGCGGAAACAGGCGATCCGGATCACGTGTTCGATCTCGCCCGCGCGCTCGAGGCCTCCGGGGCGGACATGGAGCGCGTCGCCACACTGTACCAGCAGGCAGCCGATGCCGGAAACGCGGACGCCGCCGTGAGCCTTGGGGTTCTCTATCAGGAGGGAATCGGCGTCGAACAGAACTTTGCGCGCGCACGTGAGCTTTATGAGCAGCCGGCGGATCAGGGCAATGCCCGCGCGCTGAACAATCTCGGCCTGCTCTACGTTCGAGGAGACGGCGTGCCGCAGGATTATGCCCGCGCCGCCGAATACTTTTCGGCGGCGGTCGATCTCGGCCTGAGCACGGCGATGACAAATCTTGGCGTGCTCTACGAGAACGGCTTTGGCGTGGAACTGGACGAGGAGCGGGCGAGGGCGCTCTACCGTGCCGGGGGCCGAAAGGAAGACGTCGGTTCCGGCGACAATGCCGGCTTGATCTACGATTCCCGGCTGAAGCCGCTGGACTCGACGGATGAGGCGCTGCAGGCGCTGAAGCAATCCGCCGAGGCCGGTGATCCGGTCGCTCTTTTCCAACTGGGCTGGGTGCTTCTTCAGCAACCGGATGCGCCGTTTCAGGCCCAGTTTCAGGCAGCGGCGCTGTTCCGTGTGTCGGCAGAGGCCGGTTATGGCCCCGCCATGGCGAACCTCGGCAGTCTCTACTTTCAGGGAAGGGGCGTACCTCAGGACTTCGTCCTGGGACATATGTGGATTCTGCGCGCGGGCCATGCCGGAACGCCCGACACACCTGCGCTTGCAGAAGGTTATCTCGACAAGATGA